In Cryptomeria japonica chromosome 10, Sugi_1.0, whole genome shotgun sequence, a genomic segment contains:
- the LOC131858766 gene encoding cyclin-T1-5-like has product MVDMKMISIEEHEKYEQEHSALEESESQWYFSREEIEKSASREEIDLRKAIYYQRSYSTFLQDLGMRLAHPQKIIATAITLCHRFFHRQSHKKHDRTVNSTIAIACMILSGKAEDKQVLVDEVLGRSYEILSRKDREFKKKNKQVMVFVSI; this is encoded by the exons ATGGTTGACATGAAG atgatatctatCGAAGAGCATGAAAAATATGAGCAAGAACATTCAGCTTTAGAAGAGAGCGAATCTCAATGGTATTTTAGCAGAGAAGAAATCGAGAAGTCAGCATCAAGAGAGGAGATTGATTTGAGAAAAGCAATCTATTACCAGAGATCATACAGCACCTTTCTTCAAGACCTTGGAATGCGGCTTGCACA TCCACAGAAGATAATTGCCACGGCCATAACCCTGTGCCATCGTTTCTTCCATCGACAATCTCATAAAAAACATGACAGAACTGTAAATTCG ACAATAGCTATTGCCTGTATGATTCTTTCTGGGAAAGCTGAAGATAAGCAGGTTCTTGTGGATGAAGTGCTTGGGAGGTCATATGAAATATTAAGCAGAAAGGATCGtgaatttaagaaaaaaaataagCAGGTAATGGTTTTTGTTTCAATATGA